The region AGCAGGCCCAGTGTGCTCATCGGGATGCGGCGTGCGCCTGCCGCAAACAAGAGCAGCGGCACGGCGGTCAGCGGCCCGGCGAATAGCAGCCAGCCCAGGGTACTGGTATTGCCTTCGGCCAAGGCGCTCTGGCCTTGCCAACTCATCCAGCCTAAGGCCACAGCCGCGATGGGGGCCAGCAGCATGGTTTCCAGCGCCAAGCCCTCCAGCGCGCCTAAGCTGGCTACCTTGCGCATCAGGCCGTAAAAGCCAAAGCTCAGCGCCAGGGTCAATGCCACCCAGGGCATATGGCCGGTCTGCACGGCCAGCCACAGCACACCGGCTGCTGCCAGGCCCACGGCCAGCCACTGCAAGGGCCGAGGCCGTTCGCGCAAGAAGATGAAGCCCAGGGCCACATTGACCAGCGGGTTGATGAAGTAGCCCAGGCTGGCGTCCAGCACATGGTTGTTCTGCACCGCCCACACATAAACCAGCCAGTTGCACGACAGCAGCAGGGCCGATACCGCAAAGCGCCCCAAGAGCTGGCGCGACTTGAGCACCGGCCCCAGCCAGGCCCAGCGCCGCAAGACCAGCAAGATGCCCAGCACAAAGACCAGCGACCACAGCGTGCGGTGCATGATCACTTCGAGCGCGGGCACCTGAGCGATTTGCCGGAAGTACAAGGGGAACAGGCCCCAGGCCAGATAGGCCAGGGCGGCATAGATCACGCCTTGATTCATCGGCGGGGCTTTCTCATGGATTCATGGTGCGGTGACGTCGGCGTGTGCGCAAAAGTTGCCGCCACCGGGTTGGACTGGCACCCATTGTCAGTCATGCTGCCAGTCGCCCATTTGCTGCAGCGTCTGCCACTCCGGCCCCAGCGGTGCTTGCAACTGCATGGCTTGCTGCGTCACCGGATGGGTGAAGGCCAGACTCATCCCGTGCAGCCACAACCTTTGCAGACCTAGGAACTGCGCCGCGGCCCGGTTCAGCGGGCCTTTGCCGTGGGTGGAGTCGCCAATGATGGGGTGGGTCAGATGTTTGAGGTGGCGGCGAATCTGATGTCGGCGCCCGCTCAAAGGGCAGGCCTCCAGCAAGGCGAAGCGGGTGTCGGTAAAACGCGGGTCGGTGCTGAAGGGCCAAGTGACGCGCGCCAGGCGTTGCCAGTCGGTGCGTGACTCCAGCATCTGCTGGCCTTTCGATGGCAGCTCGGGGTCGCGTGCCAGCGGGTGGTCGATCTGGCCTTGCGTCTGGGCCGGCCAGCCGCGCACCAGGGCGCGATAAGTCTTGCGCGCCAAGCCTTGCTCAAAGATCTGCCCCAGGCTGGAGGCCGTTGGCGCGTCCAGTGCGAAGAGCAGCAGGCCCGAGGTGCCTTTGTCCAGCCGATGCGCCGGCCACACCTGCCGGCCCAACTGATCGCGCAAGAGCTGCAGCGCGAACACGCTTTCCTGCGCATCCAGGCCGGTGCGGTGCACCAGCATGCCGGCGGGCTTGTTGATGGCCACGAGGTGCTCGTCGATGTGGATGATTGGCAACATTGAACTTGTGATTTCTTTCCCTGGCTCTTTGCCGGTTTGTGCGGCGCATTGCCCGTGTTTGCACTCTGAGCGGGATGCATCGGCATGGCGACACAAATTGTTACTGACGGTCCCCAAAAAGAGGGGGTGGTGTTGACCCGACCCGGTCGAAAGAATGCTGACACAGACACCGCGCATCATGCCCCGTGTCGCCATCGGAGTAGATCGCCATGCCGCAAGTTTTCCACGTTGGATACCGTTCCCCCCTCGTCACCGCGGTGGCGTGGCTGTTGATGGGCTTGGGGTTGGCGGGTTTGGGGCTGTGCGGCTACTTGCTGGGCTTTTCGCCCGCGGCGCGCAGCTTGGTTGGGCTGATCGGCTTGCCCAGTTTGCTGCTGGTGTCGGTGCTGGCGCTGGCCGGCGGCCAGGGCCTGCTGCGGCGCTTCGAGTGGGGTCGCAAGCTCTGCCTGGGTTTGCTGCTGGCCCTGGTGCCCAGTGTGCCGGCCTTGCCTTGGCTGACCGGCGCCAATATTGCGCTGGCGCTGGTTTGCTTGGGCCTGAGTGCCGGCTTGGTGTGGTTGGCCTACTGCCTCAACACGCGTGGCGTGCGCCAGGAATTTGCCTGAGTCGTCCTCCGCGGATCTGATCGTTTCGGCTCAGCTTCCTCAGCTCAACAAGCCATCGCGGTACAGCCAGACGCCCTCCACGCGCTCAAAGCTGCTGAGCTCCTGCAAGCGATGGGCGCGGCCGCCCAGCTTGCTGCGCGCCACAAACTCCACAAAGGCATGGTCGGCGTCCTGGCCTTGAAAATGCTTTTTCACTTGCAGGCCTAGCCAGCGCAGGCCGGGCTCATTGGGCTGCAAGAGCGCGGGCCGGGTGTCGGGATGCCAGCTGG is a window of Paucibacter sp. KCTC 42545 DNA encoding:
- a CDS encoding YchJ family protein, translating into MKDPNTPCPCGKALPHTLPHTLPYSACCGRFHSEFAASGRLTAPDAESLMRSRYTAYTLDLLDYLRASWHPDTRPALLQPNEPGLRWLGLQVKKHFQGQDADHAFVEFVARSKLGGRAHRLQELSSFERVEGVWLYRDGLLS
- the rarD gene encoding EamA family transporter RarD, with the translated sequence MNQGVIYAALAYLAWGLFPLYFRQIAQVPALEVIMHRTLWSLVFVLGILLVLRRWAWLGPVLKSRQLLGRFAVSALLLSCNWLVYVWAVQNNHVLDASLGYFINPLVNVALGFIFLRERPRPLQWLAVGLAAAGVLWLAVQTGHMPWVALTLALSFGFYGLMRKVASLGALEGLALETMLLAPIAAVALGWMSWQGQSALAEGNTSTLGWLLFAGPLTAVPLLLFAAGARRIPMSTLGLLQYISPSLQFLLGVFLFNEGLQPARLIGFALIWAALLVYSAEGLWVSKARGRADPAA
- a CDS encoding pseudouridine synthase; protein product: MLPIIHIDEHLVAINKPAGMLVHRTGLDAQESVFALQLLRDQLGRQVWPAHRLDKGTSGLLLFALDAPTASSLGQIFEQGLARKTYRALVRGWPAQTQGQIDHPLARDPELPSKGQQMLESRTDWQRLARVTWPFSTDPRFTDTRFALLEACPLSGRRHQIRRHLKHLTHPIIGDSTHGKGPLNRAAAQFLGLQRLWLHGMSLAFTHPVTQQAMQLQAPLGPEWQTLQQMGDWQHD